Proteins encoded within one genomic window of Pongo abelii isolate AG06213 chromosome 18, NHGRI_mPonAbe1-v2.0_pri, whole genome shotgun sequence:
- the PONPYGV1R1802 gene encoding vomeronasal 1 receptor ponPygV1R1802 has protein sequence MKLLSTYVIVKNAFVFQGGIGSSANTFLLFFHIFILLLNCRPKPHDLLTCHLALIHIEMLLTAVDFLPLDMFESLHFGNDFKCKALFYTNRAIRGLSICTTCLLNMLQAISISPSTSWLARFKHKSTNYILHVFFFWVFFNLSFSSWLIFFSVHSSNMTHIKLLNVSKYCSLSPMNSTIRGVFFTVTLSKYVSCVVLMLLSSAYMVILLSRHWRQSQHLHSTHLSPRPSPEKRATQTILLLVSFFVVIYWVDFIFSTSLTLLWMYDPYIILSVQRAVLNAYATVSPLVQISSDKTIISIMQNCN, from the coding sequence ATGAAACTACTTTCTACTTATGTTATCGTTAAAAATGCCTTTGTTTTTCAAGGTGGCATTGGATCCTCAGCCAacacatttctccttttcttccacaTCTTTATTCTTCTTCTGAATTGCAGGCCTAAACCCCATGACTTACTCACCTGTCACCTGGCCCTCATTCACATTGAGATGCTCCTCACTGCAGTGGATTTTTTGCCTCTAGACATGTTTGAATCACTGCATTTTGGGAATGACTTTAAGTGTAAGGCACTTTTTTACACAAACAGGGCAATAAGGGGCCTCTCCATCTGCACCACCTGCCTTCTGAACATGCTCCAGGCCATCAGCATCAGCCCCAGCACCTCCTGGTTGGCAAGGTTTAAACATAAATCCACAAATTACATTTtgcatgttttcttcttttgggtGTTCTTCAATTTGTCCTTCAGTAGTTGGCTAATCTTTTTCTCTGTGCATTCTTCCAACATGACCCATATCAAGCTACTGAATGTCAGTAAATACTGCTCACTTTCCCCCATGAACTCCACGATCAGGGGAGTGTTTTTCACTGTGACATTATCCAAGTATGTCTCCTGTGTAGTACTTATGCTGCTCTCAAGTGCATACATGGTGATTCTCCTGTCCAGGCATTGGAggcaatcccagcacctccatAGCACCCACCTCTCCCCAAGACCCTCCCCAGAGAAAAGGGCCACCCAGACCATCCTGCTGCTGGTGAGTTTCTTTGTGGTCATATACTGGGTGGACTTTATCTTCTCAACCTCTTTAACCCTGCTATGGATGTATGACCCATACATTATCCTGAGTGTGCAGAGAGCTGTGCTCAATGCCTATGCCACCGTTAGTCCTTTGGTACAAATCAGTTCTGATAAAACAATAATCAGTATTATGCAAAATTGCAATTGA